A genomic region of Exiguobacterium oxidotolerans JCM 12280 contains the following coding sequences:
- a CDS encoding nucleotidyltransferase domain-containing protein encodes MHQLYAIEQLTDRLKQDPTVEAIFLKGSFGRGEEDFHSDLDLYCLVAEETVSEFLPRRLAHLEAYRPVIWHDDLFIVAPQMIAVYDDLLHVDLFTVTVASLNQKDAIRVLYDPKNQLAPFIEESSLTLSQQEFEDEAIDAVWFYFQYQKAAARGNGLWAVEMLRSALTKFAKVLLHHHLPERAQLGLKTIPDYLPDDQRVPFEAVYDVLVPATHQEAGRRYAALLEQERSFLQTTLQDQPETLMLLDRLLRSTSVSH; translated from the coding sequence ATGCACCAGCTATATGCCATCGAACAACTTACAGACCGGCTCAAACAGGATCCGACCGTCGAAGCGATTTTTTTGAAAGGCTCGTTCGGTCGGGGGGAAGAAGATTTCCATTCCGATCTCGACCTCTACTGTCTCGTCGCGGAAGAAACCGTTTCGGAATTCTTACCGCGCCGCCTGGCGCACCTCGAAGCGTATCGGCCCGTCATTTGGCACGATGATCTGTTCATCGTCGCCCCGCAAATGATTGCCGTCTACGATGATCTGTTACATGTCGACTTATTTACCGTCACGGTTGCTTCGTTAAATCAAAAAGATGCCATCCGCGTCCTATATGATCCAAAAAATCAGTTAGCCCCGTTTATCGAAGAGAGTTCTCTGACCCTGTCGCAGCAGGAATTCGAAGACGAGGCGATTGACGCCGTTTGGTTTTACTTTCAGTATCAAAAAGCCGCCGCACGCGGCAACGGCTTATGGGCGGTCGAAATGTTACGCAGTGCGTTGACGAAGTTCGCCAAAGTCCTGTTGCACCACCATCTGCCGGAACGGGCCCAACTCGGACTGAAGACGATTCCAGATTACTTACCGGACGACCAGCGTGTCCCGTTCGAAGCCGTTTATGACGTTCTCGTTCCGGCGACACATCAAGAAGCTGGGCGTCGCTATGCTGCGTTACTCGAACAAGAACGCTCCTTTTTGCAGACGACATTACAGGATCAGCCGGAGACACTTATGTTACTCGACCGTCTCCTCCGCTCAACGTCTGTTTCCCACTGA
- a CDS encoding winged helix-turn-helix transcriptional regulator has protein sequence MQETPICRVETALEILTGKWKPSILLELITHGTLRFSELKRHLPNITQKMLTAQLRELELNDIVHREIYQVVPPRVEYSLTDYGRTLMPILHAMNHWGEQHAAHMEQKEQEQKAASLH, from the coding sequence ATGCAAGAGACACCCATCTGTCGCGTCGAGACTGCACTCGAGATTTTGACGGGGAAATGGAAACCATCGATTTTGCTTGAGCTCATCACGCACGGGACACTCCGCTTCAGTGAATTAAAACGACATCTACCGAACATCACCCAAAAGATGTTGACGGCACAACTGCGTGAACTTGAGCTAAACGATATCGTACACCGTGAAATCTACCAAGTCGTTCCACCCCGTGTCGAATACTCCTTAACGGATTACGGGCGGACACTCATGCCAATCCTCCATGCGATGAACCATTGGGGCGAACAGCATGCCGCACATATGGAACAAAAAGAACAAGAACAGAAGGCAGCTTCTTTGCACTAA